Proteins co-encoded in one Frankiaceae bacterium genomic window:
- a CDS encoding aminoglycoside phosphotransferase family protein, translating to MHADEVPVSADLVRRLLAAQLPSWASLPLSRVESDGTDNAIFRLGDELSVRLPRIPSAGRQAAKEQRWLPLIAPSLPLPAPVPVVVGVPGEGYPFPWSVCRWVRGAPATPERIGDPYAAAVDLAAYVRAMHAVDLPGGPPPGDHNFGRGRPLAERDGYFRSALAELGGELDVAAATEAWEAALAAPVWDRPPVWVHGDLHAGNVLADGGRLSAVIDYGGLGVGDPAVDVMPAWTFVAPEARETFRNALGYDDATWARGRGWALSMGLIALPYYRTRSPAIAAMSRHWIDAALAG from the coding sequence ATGCACGCCGACGAGGTGCCGGTCTCCGCGGACCTCGTACGCCGGCTGCTCGCGGCACAGCTCCCTTCGTGGGCGTCGCTGCCGCTTTCGCGGGTCGAGTCCGACGGCACCGACAACGCGATCTTCCGCCTCGGCGACGAGCTGTCCGTACGGCTGCCGCGCATCCCCTCCGCGGGGCGGCAGGCGGCGAAGGAGCAGCGCTGGCTGCCGCTGATCGCGCCCTCGCTGCCGCTGCCAGCACCCGTGCCGGTCGTCGTCGGCGTCCCCGGCGAGGGGTACCCGTTCCCCTGGTCCGTCTGCCGCTGGGTGCGCGGCGCGCCGGCGACACCGGAACGGATCGGCGACCCGTACGCCGCGGCAGTGGACCTGGCGGCGTACGTCCGCGCGATGCACGCCGTCGACCTGCCCGGCGGGCCGCCACCCGGCGACCACAACTTCGGCCGGGGCCGCCCGCTCGCCGAGCGCGACGGGTACTTCCGCTCGGCGCTCGCCGAGCTGGGCGGCGAGCTCGACGTGGCCGCCGCGACCGAGGCGTGGGAGGCGGCGCTGGCCGCGCCGGTGTGGGACCGGCCGCCGGTCTGGGTCCACGGCGACCTCCACGCGGGCAACGTCCTCGCCGACGGCGGGCGGCTCAGCGCGGTGATCGACTACGGCGGGCTCGGCGTCGGCGACCCGGCGGTGGACGTGATGCCGGCGTGGACCTTCGTGGCGCCGGAGGCGAGGGAGACGTTCAGGAACGCCCTCGGCTACGACGACGCGACGTGGGCGCGCGGCCGTGGCTGGGCGCTGTCGATGGGGCTCATCGCCCTGCCGTACTACCGGACGCGCAGCCCGGCCATCGCCGCGATGTCGCGGCACTGGATCGACGCGGCGCTGGCCGGCTGA